From Desulfurobacterium pacificum, a single genomic window includes:
- a CDS encoding ribonucleotide-diphosphate reductase subunit beta, which produces MKPRPIFNPEGNDDPAKRGILKGDTTNIFNLNVIKYEWAPRLYRVMMANFWIPETVDLTQDVQDYKELTEDERQAYDEIISFLVFLDSIQTSNIPNIAAYVKAPEITIDLSIHAYQEAIHSQSYGYTIESVVPPEKREQVYYWWKKDPILFERNKYIADIYQKFLEEPTMENYGEVLIGNYLLEGLYFYNGFMFFYNLASRNLMQGTADIIRYINRDELTHVILFEYFMKDLTDEGFKKYLTKDKIYEMFRIAVDQEQRFSKKVIGNNILGMNEQSIEDYTYYIANKRLKALGLEPIFPDRPNPYEHLERIADTGGEGNVKANFFEATVTSYNQASAVEGWDEI; this is translated from the coding sequence CCCGCAAAAAGGGGAATCCTTAAAGGTGATACAACCAACATATTTAACCTTAACGTTATAAAGTACGAGTGGGCACCAAGGCTTTACAGAGTAATGATGGCTAACTTCTGGATACCAGAAACCGTTGACCTGACGCAGGACGTTCAGGATTACAAGGAACTTACAGAAGACGAAAGGCAGGCTTACGATGAAATAATCTCCTTTTTAGTATTTTTAGACTCTATACAGACAAGTAACATCCCAAATATAGCAGCTTACGTAAAAGCACCAGAAATAACGATTGACCTCTCCATTCACGCCTACCAGGAAGCAATTCACTCTCAAAGTTATGGATACACAATAGAATCTGTAGTGCCACCTGAGAAAAGAGAACAGGTTTACTACTGGTGGAAGAAAGACCCAATTCTTTTTGAAAGAAATAAATACATAGCAGACATTTATCAGAAATTCTTAGAAGAGCCAACAATGGAAAACTACGGAGAAGTCTTAATAGGCAACTACCTTCTTGAAGGACTTTATTTCTACAACGGTTTTATGTTCTTCTACAACTTAGCCTCAAGAAACCTCATGCAGGGAACAGCAGACATTATCAGATATATAAATAGAGATGAGTTAACTCACGTTATACTGTTTGAATACTTTATGAAAGACCTGACAGATGAAGGATTTAAAAAGTATTTAACGAAAGACAAAATTTACGAAATGTTTAGAATAGCCGTTGACCAGGAACAACGTTTCAGTAAAAAAGTAATAGGTAACAACATTTTAGGAATGAACGAACAATCAATAGAAGATTACACCTATTACATAGCAAACAAAAGGTTAAAAGCCTTAGGGCTTGAGCCTATTTTCCCTGATAGACCCAACCCCTATGAACACTTAGAAAGAATTGCCGATACGGGCGGAGAAGGCAACGTTAAAGCCAACTTCTTTGAAGCCACAGTAACAAGTTACAACCAGGCATCCGCAGTAGAAGGATGGGATGAGATATAG
- the mntA gene encoding type VII toxin-antitoxin system MntA family adenylyltransferase antitoxin produces MRYRIPHQEEIISTIVSSCNPEKIVLFGSRAKGTNTIHSDIDIAIYGSKLSFREKRKLKEQVNEVSGIYTVDVVFIEDVDDILRKIIEQHGVVLWKK; encoded by the coding sequence ATGAGATATAGAATTCCTCATCAAGAAGAGATAATTTCTACAATAGTAAGTAGCTGCAATCCAGAGAAAATAGTTTTGTTCGGCTCAAGGGCAAAAGGAACGAATACTATACATTCTGACATTGACATAGCAATCTATGGAAGTAAGCTCTCGTTCAGAGAAAAAAGAAAACTTAAAGAGCAGGTCAATGAAGTTTCAGGAATCTACACAGTTGACGTTGTGTTCATAGAAGATGTTGATGATATACTTAGGAAAATAATTGAACAACACGGAGTGGTTTTGTGGAAAAAGTAG
- a CDS encoding nucleotidyltransferase substrate binding protein: protein MEKVEVLLYVEKLKNAVSRLEEAINRVKDDLDRDGAIQRFEFTVELLWKTLRRVLEYNKLECFSPRDCVKKAFRHGIIKDDEIILDMLEDRNLSSHIYNEEKAKEIFERISKIYIKFLKKILKEIENKI from the coding sequence GTGGAAAAAGTAGAAGTTCTTTTATACGTAGAAAAACTTAAGAACGCCGTATCAAGACTGGAAGAAGCAATTAACAGAGTTAAAGATGACCTTGATAGAGACGGCGCTATCCAACGTTTTGAATTCACCGTTGAACTTCTCTGGAAAACCCTTAGAAGAGTTTTGGAATACAACAAGTTAGAATGTTTTTCGCCAAGGGACTGTGTTAAAAAAGCTTTCCGACACGGGATAATTAAAGACGATGAAATAATTTTGGATATGTTAGAAGACAGGAACTTAAGTTCACACATATATAATGAAGAAAAGGCAAAAGAGATTTTTGAAAGAATATCTAAAATCTACATAAAATTTTTAAAGAAGATTCTCAAGGAGATTGAAAATAAGATATAA
- the infB gene encoding translation initiation factor IF-2, translating to MAKVRVHQLAKELGMSSKELIQKLRDELDIQVKSVHSSLDEKQVMLVKEFIKPVDVVKKKEEVKAEKEEKIKEEKKREELKVTVEKEKVEEIEERKIEKKDLISEKTIVDEEKAKEEEIKPKEEKREKRRSEVRVLSPEELARRRRRRRKPFKKDERGEKKPRKFKKSEKEERRERKPERREEVTREQLEKLVASTKEHREKEKEKPKTAEDILAQKKKEQKELEDQKKFEELMRRIEEKNRAKKKKRKKKKKEEVKEEIPFEELSEEEQLQRLIEEEEKAKTVVIPEVISVREFAERLGVEANQLLQDLIALGKFVAINQPIDFETASKVAEKYGKVVKLEGAEEEEALLEKELEEVPDKEEDLKPRPPIVTVMGHVDHGKTTLLDYIRNTKVAEREAGGITQHIGASVVEADTSEGKKTLVFLDTPGHEAFTAMRARGAQVTDIAILVVAADDGVMPQTIEAINHAKAAGVPIIVAINKIDKPGANPERVKQELTQHGLIPEDWGGDTVMVPVSAKTGEGVDELLEMIALQAELMELKANPDKPARGVVLEAKLDKKRGPVATLLVQSGTLRVGDPIVAGLYAGKVRAMFDDKGKPVKEAGPSMPVEVLGLEGVPLAGDKFYVVKDEKTARKIAEKRQELARESALEKEKRVSLEELFAQMQAGEVKELNIVLKADAQGSIEAIRKSLEELSNEEVKVNIIHAGVGPITENDVMLAAASNAIVIGFNVRPDSAARKAVEKEKVDVRTYRVIYDIVDEVKKAMQGLLTPEEKEVYLGSAEVRATFKVPKVGTVAGCYVKDGVIKRNANVRLVRDGVVIYDGKIASLKRFKDDVREVQAGYECGVGLENFNDIKVGDVIECYTIEQVQKEI from the coding sequence TTGGCTAAGGTAAGAGTTCACCAGCTTGCTAAAGAGCTTGGTATGTCTTCTAAAGAACTGATTCAGAAGTTGAGAGATGAACTTGATATACAGGTAAAAAGTGTTCATTCATCTTTAGATGAAAAGCAAGTTATGTTGGTTAAAGAGTTTATTAAGCCTGTTGATGTCGTTAAGAAAAAAGAAGAAGTGAAAGCGGAAAAAGAAGAGAAAATAAAGGAAGAGAAGAAACGAGAAGAATTGAAAGTTACTGTGGAGAAAGAGAAGGTTGAAGAAATTGAGGAACGAAAGATAGAGAAGAAAGATTTGATTTCTGAGAAAACAATTGTTGATGAAGAAAAAGCAAAGGAAGAAGAGATAAAGCCTAAAGAAGAGAAGAGAGAAAAGAGACGTTCTGAAGTGAGGGTGCTTTCTCCTGAAGAGTTAGCAAGAAGGAGAAGAAGGAGAAGGAAGCCGTTTAAGAAAGATGAGAGAGGAGAGAAGAAGCCTCGTAAATTTAAAAAGTCAGAAAAAGAGGAAAGAAGAGAAAGAAAACCTGAAAGGAGAGAAGAAGTTACAAGAGAACAACTTGAGAAGTTAGTGGCTTCAACAAAGGAGCACAGAGAGAAGGAAAAGGAAAAACCAAAAACTGCTGAAGATATCCTTGCTCAAAAGAAAAAAGAACAAAAAGAGTTGGAAGACCAGAAGAAATTTGAAGAGTTAATGAGAAGGATAGAAGAGAAGAATAGAGCTAAAAAGAAAAAGAGAAAGAAGAAGAAAAAAGAAGAAGTAAAAGAAGAAATACCTTTTGAGGAACTTTCGGAAGAAGAGCAGCTTCAGAGGTTAATTGAAGAAGAGGAAAAAGCTAAAACGGTTGTTATTCCGGAAGTTATCTCTGTTAGAGAGTTTGCTGAAAGACTTGGTGTTGAAGCCAATCAACTCCTGCAAGATTTGATTGCTTTAGGAAAATTTGTTGCGATAAATCAGCCTATAGATTTTGAAACTGCTTCAAAAGTTGCAGAGAAGTACGGGAAGGTTGTTAAGTTAGAAGGGGCAGAAGAAGAGGAAGCGCTACTTGAAAAAGAACTGGAAGAAGTTCCAGATAAAGAGGAAGACCTTAAACCAAGACCGCCTATTGTAACTGTTATGGGTCACGTTGACCATGGAAAAACTACGTTACTTGACTATATAAGGAATACGAAGGTAGCTGAGAGAGAAGCTGGTGGTATTACTCAGCATATAGGTGCTTCTGTTGTTGAAGCAGATACGAGTGAAGGAAAGAAAACGCTTGTATTTTTGGATACGCCGGGTCATGAAGCTTTTACAGCAATGAGAGCAAGGGGAGCTCAGGTTACTGATATTGCTATTTTAGTTGTTGCGGCTGATGATGGTGTTATGCCACAGACAATTGAAGCAATTAACCACGCTAAAGCTGCAGGTGTTCCTATAATCGTTGCCATTAATAAAATTGATAAACCAGGTGCGAATCCTGAGAGGGTTAAGCAAGAGTTAACTCAGCACGGTCTTATTCCTGAGGATTGGGGCGGTGATACTGTTATGGTTCCTGTCTCTGCTAAGACAGGTGAAGGTGTAGACGAGCTTCTTGAAATGATAGCTCTTCAAGCCGAGTTAATGGAATTGAAGGCTAATCCTGATAAGCCTGCAAGAGGAGTAGTTCTTGAAGCTAAGTTGGATAAGAAAAGAGGACCTGTTGCAACGCTTCTTGTTCAAAGTGGAACGTTAAGAGTGGGCGACCCAATTGTTGCTGGACTTTATGCCGGTAAAGTAAGAGCAATGTTTGATGATAAAGGTAAGCCAGTTAAAGAAGCCGGTCCTTCAATGCCTGTTGAGGTTTTAGGACTTGAAGGGGTTCCACTTGCAGGAGACAAGTTCTACGTTGTCAAAGATGAAAAAACTGCAAGAAAGATTGCAGAAAAGAGACAAGAGCTTGCAAGGGAATCTGCACTTGAGAAAGAGAAGAGAGTTTCTCTTGAGGAATTGTTCGCTCAGATGCAGGCAGGTGAGGTTAAAGAGCTTAATATTGTTCTAAAAGCAGACGCTCAAGGTTCTATAGAAGCTATCAGAAAATCTCTTGAAGAGCTTTCTAACGAAGAGGTGAAAGTTAACATAATTCACGCTGGTGTAGGTCCTATAACAGAAAACGATGTTATGCTTGCTGCTGCTTCTAACGCTATTGTTATTGGTTTTAACGTTAGACCTGATTCTGCGGCGAGGAAGGCGGTAGAGAAGGAGAAAGTTGACGTTAGAACTTACAGAGTTATTTACGATATAGTTGATGAAGTTAAAAAAGCCATGCAAGGTCTTCTTACACCTGAAGAGAAGGAAGTTTATCTTGGCTCTGCTGAAGTTAGAGCAACGTTTAAAGTACCGAAGGTTGGAACGGTTGCTGGTTGTTACGTGAAAGATGGCGTTATAAAGAGAAATGCGAATGTAAGGTTAGTAAGAGACGGTGTTGTTATTTACGATGGTAAGATAGCTTCTCTCAAGAGATTTAAGGATGACGTGAGAGAAGTTCAAGCTGGTTATGAATGCGGTGTAGGTCTTGAAAACTTCAACGATATTAAGGTCGGCGACGTTATTGAGTGTTATACGATAGAGCAAGTTCAAAAAGAAATCTAA